The Phycisphaerales bacterium AB-hyl4 genome has a window encoding:
- a CDS encoding GspMb/PilO family protein, with amino-acid sequence MSRREKLIAIVTLTLVALFVGDRLVVEPALAYRERLQQSAERERDAREAGERLYDGLTSLEQRWSALQASGLADSAADAEARLSQAVSGWASDTGVSLTSLSADRVETGDRLPRVHMRVVATGSMGEMVGMLGQLASAELPVRVQELQLASRGDGEQLTMNLRVSTLYTSDQPQSGPVRAGRAGR; translated from the coding sequence ATGAGCCGACGTGAGAAGCTGATTGCGATTGTGACGCTGACGCTGGTGGCGTTGTTCGTTGGCGATCGGTTGGTTGTTGAGCCGGCGCTGGCGTATCGCGAGCGATTGCAACAGTCGGCCGAGCGCGAGCGCGACGCACGCGAAGCGGGCGAACGGCTGTACGACGGGCTGACGTCGCTGGAGCAGCGGTGGTCGGCGTTGCAGGCGTCGGGGCTGGCAGACTCGGCGGCGGACGCGGAGGCAAGGCTGTCGCAGGCGGTCAGTGGATGGGCAAGTGACACGGGCGTGTCGTTGACGTCGCTGTCGGCGGACCGGGTGGAAACGGGCGATCGGTTGCCACGCGTGCACATGCGCGTGGTGGCGACCGGCTCGATGGGGGAAATGGTCGGCATGCTCGGGCAACTGGCGTCGGCGGAGCTGCCGGTGCGGGTGCAGGAACTGCAACTGGCGTCGCGCGGCGATGGGGAGCAGTTGACGATGAATCTGCGTGTGTCGACGTTGTACACATCGGATCAACCCCAGTCAGGGCCGGTTCGTGCGGGGAGGGCAGGGCGATGA
- the lpxA gene encoding acyl-ACP--UDP-N-acetylglucosamine O-acyltransferase, whose product MPKIHPLAVIEPGAKLADDVEVGPFCHVGPKVKIGAGTRLISNVSIYGRTTIGSHNTLWPHVVLGGDPQDLKFKGEDSQLIIGDHNDLREGVTIHKGTAADHNITRVGDHNLIMAYVHVGHDCVLGSHLVIANAVQLAGHILIEDHAVIGGATAIHHWVAIRQYAFVAGMTRIVQDVPPFMIVEGMPARVRKVNTVLLKRHHFPQPQINALKEAHRLLFGGVDEENHVGNMTRNLETLEAKVGNDWALRALLEAVRESTRGIFGRHREAFRQDNRYTNPVR is encoded by the coding sequence ATGCCCAAAATTCACCCCCTAGCCGTGATCGAGCCGGGCGCGAAGCTCGCGGACGATGTCGAGGTCGGGCCGTTCTGCCACGTCGGGCCGAAGGTCAAGATCGGCGCCGGCACACGGTTGATCTCAAACGTTTCAATCTACGGCCGAACGACCATTGGCAGCCACAACACGCTTTGGCCCCATGTCGTGCTCGGCGGCGATCCGCAAGACCTCAAGTTCAAAGGCGAAGACTCGCAACTGATCATCGGCGATCACAATGACCTGCGCGAAGGTGTCACCATCCACAAAGGCACCGCCGCGGATCACAACATCACACGCGTCGGCGATCACAACCTCATCATGGCCTACGTTCACGTCGGCCACGACTGCGTGCTCGGCTCGCATCTGGTGATCGCCAACGCCGTGCAGCTCGCCGGCCACATCCTCATCGAAGATCACGCCGTCATCGGCGGCGCAACCGCCATCCACCACTGGGTCGCCATCCGCCAGTACGCCTTCGTCGCTGGCATGACACGCATCGTGCAGGACGTCCCGCCGTTCATGATCGTCGAGGGCATGCCTGCCCGCGTGCGAAAAGTAAACACCGTGCTGCTCAAACGCCACCACTTCCCGCAGCCACAGATCAACGCGCTCAAAGAAGCGCACCGCCTGCTGTTCGGCGGCGTCGATGAAGAAAACCATGTGGGCAATATGACCCGCAACCTCGAAACGCTCGAAGCAAAAGTCGGAAACGACTGGGCGTTGCGAGCCCTGCTCGAAGCCGTTCGGGAGTCCACCCGCGGCATCTTCGGCCGACACCGCGAAGCCTTCCGACAAGACAACCGTTACACCAACCCCGTCCGCTGA
- a CDS encoding OmpH family outer membrane protein has protein sequence MPYDSARRRGVPTGIAGPAVIEHASAFAFRNQIYLTPCLERSMRLSRLTVSIFALAFVLVGIAGVVTANNALRADPTAIAVVNIEHAFNELREKVAVENEIRSRGEQLGQEEQQRRQQIRQLREDLDVLAAGTSAYRQKEEELGRAVIELQTWTQFQQQRLAREHVLQTERLYRKMNDAIAELAQDEGYDAVLFREGEINFQAEQPQELVAQIQMRKVLYASDNIDITQQLIQRMNNAYEAQ, from the coding sequence ATGCCGTATGATTCTGCGAGGCGGCGCGGCGTGCCAACTGGCATCGCCGGGCCTGCCGTGATAGAACACGCGTCTGCGTTCGCCTTCCGTAACCAGATTTACCTCACCCCTTGCCTGGAGCGATCCATGCGTTTGAGCCGACTGACTGTTTCCATCTTCGCCCTCGCCTTCGTGCTGGTCGGCATCGCCGGCGTGGTCACGGCGAACAACGCCCTGCGTGCCGACCCGACCGCGATCGCCGTGGTGAACATCGAGCATGCGTTCAACGAGTTGAGAGAGAAAGTCGCCGTCGAGAACGAGATCCGTTCGCGCGGTGAGCAACTCGGCCAGGAAGAACAGCAGCGGCGGCAGCAGATCCGCCAGTTGCGCGAAGACCTCGACGTCCTCGCCGCGGGCACGAGCGCCTATCGCCAGAAGGAAGAAGAGCTCGGCCGGGCCGTCATCGAGTTGCAGACCTGGACGCAGTTCCAGCAGCAACGGCTGGCCCGCGAGCACGTGCTCCAGACCGAACGGCTGTACCGCAAGATGAACGACGCCATCGCCGAGCTTGCCCAGGACGAAGGCTACGACGCCGTGCTGTTCCGCGAAGGTGAGATCAACTTCCAGGCCGAGCAGCCGCAGGAACTCGTCGCCCAGATCCAGATGCGCAAAGTGCTCTACGCCAGCGACAACATCGACATCACGCAGCAGTTGATCCAGCGGATGAACAACGCGTACGAGGCCCAGTGA
- a CDS encoding RNA recognition motif domain-containing protein, whose product MKIYVGNMSFQTTQESLEGLFTNYGQVDEVAVITDRDTGRPRGFAFVTMANDSEAKEAIEALNGQEFEGRTLTVNEARPREPRGGGGGGGYGGGGGGGRRGGGGGGGGYGGGGGGGRDRW is encoded by the coding sequence ATGAAGATTTATGTTGGCAACATGTCGTTTCAGACGACGCAGGAGTCCCTCGAGGGGCTTTTCACCAATTACGGACAGGTTGACGAGGTGGCTGTGATCACCGACCGGGACACCGGTCGGCCGCGCGGTTTCGCCTTCGTGACCATGGCCAATGACAGTGAAGCCAAGGAGGCCATCGAGGCCCTCAACGGCCAGGAATTTGAAGGTCGCACGCTGACCGTCAACGAAGCCCGTCCGCGCGAGCCGCGTGGTGGCGGCGGTGGTGGCGGTTACGGTGGCGGCGGCGGCGGTGGCCGTCGCGGTGGTGGCGGCGGCGGTGGTGGCTACGGTGGCGGTGGCGGCGGTGGCCGCGATCGCTGGTAA
- a CDS encoding HAD family hydrolase: MLKAIVFDFDGVLVDSEPLHYEAMLAVAKPLGVTFDYREYLNDLIGFDDRDAMRTILAKAGQTVSETEVDEPLRELMDEKQRAFEQRVAKGIEPIPGAMELLDAAAAAMPVAIASGATRADIELILGQLGRLDQFTTIVTADDVERSKPAPQSYVLAVQRLAETHPELLLSPRECLAIEDTAAGLASAHAAGLRTLGLTTTSPAESLRQADRVVPELAGITPTVLRHWFD; encoded by the coding sequence ATGTTGAAAGCCATTGTTTTTGATTTTGATGGTGTGCTGGTCGACTCCGAGCCGTTGCATTACGAGGCGATGCTCGCGGTGGCCAAGCCGTTGGGCGTAACGTTCGATTACCGGGAATACCTCAACGACCTGATCGGCTTCGACGATCGCGACGCGATGCGGACGATCCTCGCCAAGGCGGGGCAGACGGTCAGCGAGACGGAGGTGGACGAGCCATTGCGCGAGTTGATGGACGAAAAGCAGCGTGCATTCGAGCAGCGGGTTGCGAAGGGGATCGAGCCGATTCCCGGCGCGATGGAGTTGCTCGACGCGGCGGCGGCGGCGATGCCGGTGGCGATCGCCAGCGGTGCGACCCGGGCCGACATCGAGCTGATCCTCGGCCAACTCGGTCGGCTGGACCAGTTCACCACCATCGTCACGGCGGACGATGTCGAGCGATCCAAGCCCGCACCGCAAAGCTACGTGCTGGCAGTGCAACGGCTGGCGGAGACGCACCCTGAGCTGCTGCTGAGCCCGCGCGAGTGCCTGGCGATCGAAGACACGGCAGCCGGGTTGGCGTCGGCGCATGCGGCGGGCCTGCGGACGCTGGGGCTGACCACGACCAGCCCGGCCGAGTCGCTGCGCCAGGCCGACCGCGTCGTGCCGGAGCTGGCGGGCATTACGCCGACGGTTCTGCGGCACTGGTTCGACTGA
- the gspD gene encoding type II secretion system secretin GspD: MLSQLRMGVCSLTVALVLLGVALPGHAQTEAGLTLNFRDAPLDAVLDYLSEEAGLVVVRSVDVEGRVTLISRQPLSLEDTIDVLNSVLAEQGYAAIHTGRSLRIVRRNDARRHDVPVHAGNDPAAIKVGEQIITQVIPIRHADARQLRDDLNPLLPEFATLTANERTNSLILTSSGSNVRRIVEIVSSLDRGLAAAVDVRVFALEYASARDAARLVNELFGEQSARRDQQERDPRRRFMRARGMIEDEDDNGGSPGVNVTASADERTNTVVVTGPPETLAIIEGVLEDLDANPAATQAVMVYSVKNGRAQQMAEVLNNLLQTANLVTRNGTNVRGGGGGGVAPRRGGGGGGGGGGGWRGGDAGDALPDPDNRLADAGLLAQLNGEDGRTMTDAPIWSQFDDREAAELLENASDLDGGISIVADPDTNTLILLTSSRNFEQLRGILDELDRPVPQVVIRVLIAEVTHERGLELGAEWSVINPRDSGQTTLFTSLNVAQEATQPGAGMVFRMLETDVQATIRALGRDSKIDVLSRPSILTSDNQEASIIVGNNVPFIRRSRTTDAGQVINDIEYEDIGIILTVTPHINPDGLVTLDVSPEISAITDSSIRISETVQAPIFSRRAANARVAVRDGQTIVIGGLMEDSKTQIVNKVPLLGDIPLLGALFRNTSDSLTKTELLIFLTPEVVKDPMTLEGLGDRELHNTDIVPEAVEPGALERHMRRMRPETSE; this comes from the coding sequence ATGCTGAGCCAATTGCGCATGGGTGTGTGTTCGCTGACGGTGGCGCTGGTGTTGCTTGGCGTCGCATTGCCCGGCCATGCCCAGACGGAGGCGGGGCTGACGTTGAACTTCCGCGACGCGCCGCTGGATGCGGTGCTCGACTACCTGTCTGAAGAGGCGGGGCTGGTGGTGGTGCGCAGCGTGGATGTGGAGGGGCGGGTGACGTTGATCAGTCGTCAGCCGTTGTCGCTGGAGGACACGATCGACGTGCTTAACAGCGTGTTGGCCGAGCAGGGTTACGCGGCGATTCACACGGGGCGATCGCTGCGGATCGTGCGTCGCAACGACGCGCGTCGGCATGACGTGCCGGTGCACGCGGGCAACGACCCGGCTGCGATCAAGGTGGGCGAGCAGATCATCACGCAGGTGATTCCGATCCGCCACGCGGACGCCCGGCAGTTGCGCGACGACCTGAACCCGCTGCTGCCGGAGTTCGCGACGCTGACAGCCAATGAGCGGACGAATTCGCTGATACTCACCAGTTCGGGTTCGAATGTCCGCCGAATCGTGGAGATTGTCAGCTCGCTGGATCGCGGACTGGCGGCGGCGGTGGATGTGCGGGTATTTGCGCTGGAGTATGCGAGCGCGCGTGATGCAGCGCGGCTGGTCAACGAGTTGTTCGGCGAGCAGTCGGCCAGGCGTGATCAGCAGGAGCGCGACCCGCGTCGACGGTTTATGCGGGCGCGGGGGATGATTGAGGATGAGGATGACAACGGTGGTTCGCCGGGCGTGAACGTGACGGCGTCGGCGGACGAGCGGACGAACACGGTGGTGGTGACGGGCCCGCCGGAGACGCTGGCGATCATCGAAGGCGTGCTTGAAGACCTCGATGCGAACCCCGCGGCGACGCAGGCGGTGATGGTTTATTCGGTGAAGAACGGCCGGGCACAGCAGATGGCCGAGGTGCTCAACAACCTGCTTCAGACAGCCAACTTGGTCACGCGCAACGGCACGAACGTCCGCGGTGGCGGCGGTGGTGGTGTCGCACCACGACGCGGTGGCGGCGGAGGTGGTGGCGGTGGCGGTGGTTGGCGCGGGGGTGATGCGGGGGATGCGTTGCCGGACCCGGACAATCGGCTGGCGGATGCGGGGTTGCTTGCGCAGCTCAACGGCGAGGACGGCCGAACGATGACGGATGCGCCGATCTGGTCGCAGTTCGATGACCGGGAAGCGGCCGAGCTGTTGGAAAACGCCAGCGATCTGGATGGCGGCATCAGCATCGTCGCCGACCCGGACACGAACACGCTGATTTTGCTGACGAGTAGCCGTAATTTTGAGCAGTTGCGCGGCATCCTCGATGAGCTGGATCGGCCGGTGCCGCAGGTGGTGATTCGTGTGCTGATTGCCGAGGTGACGCACGAGCGTGGGCTGGAACTCGGCGCGGAGTGGTCGGTGATCAATCCGCGCGATTCGGGGCAGACGACGCTGTTCACCAGTTTGAACGTGGCGCAGGAAGCGACGCAGCCTGGCGCGGGCATGGTGTTCCGCATGCTGGAGACGGACGTGCAGGCGACGATCCGCGCGTTGGGGCGGGACTCGAAGATTGACGTGCTCTCTCGGCCATCGATTCTGACGAGCGATAACCAGGAAGCGTCGATCATCGTCGGCAACAATGTGCCGTTCATTCGACGGTCGCGGACGACGGACGCGGGGCAGGTGATCAACGATATTGAGTATGAAGACATCGGCATTATTTTGACGGTGACGCCGCACATCAATCCGGACGGGTTGGTGACGCTGGACGTGTCGCCGGAGATCTCGGCGATCACGGATTCGTCGATACGGATTTCGGAGACGGTGCAGGCGCCGATCTTTTCCCGCCGGGCTGCGAACGCGCGCGTGGCGGTGCGCGATGGTCAGACGATTGTCATCGGCGGGTTGATGGAAGACAGCAAGACTCAGATTGTGAACAAGGTGCCGCTACTTGGCGACATTCCGCTGCTTGGGGCGTTGTTCCGCAATACGTCGGATTCGCTGACCAAGACGGAACTGTTGATCTTCCTCACGCCGGAGGTGGTGAAGGATCCGATGACGCTGGAAGGGCTCGGCGATCGCGAGCTGCATAATACGGACATCGTCCCGGAAGCGGTGGAGCCCGGTGCGTTGGAGAGGCATATGCGACGGATGCGGCCGGAGACGAGTGAGTGA
- a CDS encoding peptidylprolyl isomerase: MAQVKQGDTVKVHYTGKLDDGTVFDTSVEREPIEFTLGEGQIIPGFEEAVEGLEPGQKTTTTIPAEKAYGQRNEEAVVQVERSQLPENLDPEVGQQLQMQQPNGQPIPVRVTDVSEQNITIDANHPLAGKDLSFEIELVAVA, encoded by the coding sequence ATGGCACAGGTCAAGCAAGGCGACACCGTCAAGGTGCATTACACCGGCAAACTCGATGACGGTACGGTGTTTGACACGTCCGTCGAACGCGAACCGATTGAGTTCACGCTCGGCGAAGGCCAGATCATCCCCGGCTTCGAAGAGGCAGTCGAAGGCCTCGAACCGGGGCAAAAGACCACCACCACCATCCCCGCGGAGAAAGCGTACGGCCAGCGCAACGAAGAGGCCGTCGTTCAGGTCGAACGAAGCCAGTTGCCTGAGAACCTCGATCCGGAAGTCGGCCAGCAGTTGCAGATGCAGCAGCCCAACGGCCAGCCCATCCCCGTCCGCGTGACCGACGTGTCCGAGCAGAACATCACGATCGATGCGAACCACCCGCTCGCGGGCAAGGACCTGTCGTTTGAGATCGAGCTCGTCGCGGTCGCGTGA
- the lpxD gene encoding UDP-3-O-(3-hydroxymyristoyl)glucosamine N-acyltransferase: MKRISLQDIAQQIDGEVVGDATLEIDGVADLASARSGQLSFVGSDKYIPQWPDSQASAAIVPGELELAIEPGDGRALVRVANVDLAMARVLELFAPAWPEPGKGVHPSAVVDPSAELGDDVQVGPGCIIGPRVRVGAGSILQASVNLMADVSIGENCVLWPGVVVRERCTLGDRCILHPNVSIGADGFGYRPSADGGHVVKVPQIGTVEIGHDVEIGANSCVDRGKFAATVIGDHSKLDNLVQIGHNCKIGRCVIMAGCAAVAGSVIIGDGTVLGGMVAIKDHITIGKGVRLTGCAQVMNDIPDGETWGGGPALPIRDAIRVVQAMRRLPDLVKKFKSR, encoded by the coding sequence TTGAAACGGATTTCGCTGCAGGACATTGCCCAGCAGATTGACGGGGAGGTCGTTGGCGACGCGACGCTGGAAATCGACGGCGTGGCGGACCTTGCCTCGGCGCGATCGGGTCAGTTGAGCTTCGTCGGCTCGGACAAATACATCCCGCAATGGCCCGACAGCCAGGCGTCGGCGGCCATCGTGCCAGGCGAGCTTGAGCTTGCGATTGAGCCAGGCGACGGCCGGGCGCTGGTGCGGGTGGCCAATGTGGATCTGGCGATGGCGCGCGTGCTTGAGCTGTTCGCCCCGGCCTGGCCGGAGCCGGGCAAGGGCGTGCACCCCTCGGCCGTGGTCGACCCCTCCGCCGAGTTGGGGGATGACGTGCAGGTCGGCCCGGGCTGCATCATCGGGCCTCGCGTCCGCGTGGGTGCAGGCTCGATCCTCCAGGCCAGCGTCAACCTCATGGCCGACGTGAGCATCGGCGAAAACTGCGTGCTCTGGCCCGGCGTGGTCGTCCGCGAGCGGTGCACCCTGGGCGATCGCTGCATCCTCCACCCCAACGTCAGCATCGGGGCCGACGGCTTCGGCTACCGCCCCTCGGCCGACGGGGGGCACGTGGTCAAAGTCCCGCAGATCGGCACGGTTGAAATCGGCCACGATGTGGAAATCGGCGCCAATAGCTGCGTCGACCGCGGCAAGTTCGCCGCCACCGTCATCGGCGACCACAGCAAGCTGGACAACCTCGTGCAGATCGGGCACAACTGCAAGATCGGCCGATGCGTCATCATGGCCGGCTGCGCCGCCGTCGCCGGCTCGGTCATCATCGGCGACGGCACGGTGCTCGGGGGCATGGTCGCCATCAAGGATCACATCACCATCGGCAAGGGCGTTCGCCTCACCGGCTGTGCCCAGGTGATGAACGACATCCCCGACGGCGAAACGTGGGGCGGCGGGCCGGCGCTGCCCATCCGCGACGCCATCCGCGTCGTCCAAGCCATGCGCCGCCTGCCGGATCTGGTGAAGAAGTTCAAATCCCGCTAG
- the msrA gene encoding peptide-methionine (S)-S-oxide reductase MsrA — translation MPDAPSFWTGALLMMLMSFAGFSCDHPTGPTGGLPEPRTNAAEPTDAGPREAVFAGGCFWCVEAVFQQLAGVSEVTSGYAGGDADSANYEQVASGMTDHAEVVRVVYDPNVISYAALLRVFFATHDPTQLNRQGPDHGRQYRSAIFYKDEHQQRAAADYIAQLTEANAYDRPIVTTLEPLDAFYEAEQYHQDFADRNPMHPYIRQWALPKVDKVQTKFPEKLRDPTD, via the coding sequence ATGCCAGACGCGCCCTCCTTCTGGACCGGAGCACTCCTGATGATGCTGATGAGCTTTGCGGGTTTTTCCTGTGATCACCCCACCGGGCCTACCGGCGGCCTGCCCGAACCGCGAACCAACGCAGCCGAGCCCACCGACGCCGGCCCGCGCGAAGCCGTCTTCGCAGGCGGCTGCTTCTGGTGCGTCGAAGCCGTCTTCCAGCAACTCGCCGGCGTCAGCGAGGTCACCAGCGGATACGCCGGCGGCGACGCCGACTCCGCCAACTACGAACAGGTCGCCTCCGGCATGACCGACCACGCCGAGGTCGTCCGCGTCGTCTACGACCCCAACGTCATCAGCTACGCCGCCCTGCTCCGTGTCTTCTTCGCCACCCACGACCCCACGCAGCTCAACCGCCAGGGACCCGACCACGGCCGACAGTATCGGTCCGCCATCTTCTACAAAGATGAGCATCAACAACGCGCCGCTGCGGACTACATCGCCCAGCTCACCGAAGCGAACGCTTACGACCGCCCCATCGTCACCACGCTCGAACCGCTCGACGCGTTCTACGAGGCTGAGCAATACCATCAGGACTTCGCCGACCGTAACCCGATGCACCCCTACATCCGCCAGTGGGCGCTGCCGAAGGTCGACAAGGTCCAGACAAAATTCCCTGAAAAGCTGCGCGACCCCACGGATTAA
- a CDS encoding tetratricopeptide repeat protein, producing MIRNTYSPWKRLRASFLLAPAAMLLLAVGCERSDPGADGAADAEPDHEAIEHELLGFEQRFGQLVEGRADAGRLLTEMDDFVQRNPDHYEARRLYAQALQVERRFERAYEQLEVAAELNPDDPELRILVGDSAMQAGQYAQAQRHYSRGSDLEPDSERFRIRLAQSLTEQQRFDEARRLLLESLRRDSSQHAAHLGLADLYARQNRLDMALEHIDRAVELAPESDVRRRLTYVLRQSALLRRANRPEDALAVLRDLPAEQQVQIAVAQGMARSWVMLGQPERAAEHYDYMLSLDPSDDIAAAEAANWHLQAGQFDEARQRIEVLRRLNPRSPALPPLEARLNENQQTAAEPET from the coding sequence ATGATACGCAATACGTACAGTCCGTGGAAACGGTTACGTGCCAGCTTCCTCCTCGCCCCGGCAGCGATGCTGCTGCTGGCGGTCGGGTGTGAGCGGTCCGATCCGGGGGCCGATGGCGCGGCGGACGCCGAGCCGGACCACGAAGCCATCGAGCATGAACTGCTCGGCTTCGAGCAACGCTTCGGCCAACTGGTCGAGGGCCGAGCCGACGCCGGCCGACTGCTGACGGAGATGGACGACTTCGTCCAGCGTAACCCGGACCATTACGAGGCCCGCCGACTCTACGCTCAGGCGTTGCAGGTCGAGCGCCGGTTCGAGCGTGCCTATGAGCAGCTTGAGGTCGCCGCCGAGTTGAACCCCGACGATCCGGAGCTGCGCATTCTTGTAGGCGACTCCGCCATGCAGGCCGGGCAATACGCTCAGGCGCAACGGCATTACTCGCGGGGCAGTGATCTTGAGCCTGATTCGGAGCGGTTTCGCATCCGGTTGGCCCAGTCGCTGACCGAGCAGCAGCGGTTCGACGAGGCACGTCGGCTGCTGCTGGAATCGCTTCGGCGAGACTCGTCGCAACACGCGGCCCACCTGGGCCTGGCCGACCTATATGCCCGGCAGAATCGCTTGGACATGGCGTTGGAGCACATCGACCGGGCGGTCGAGCTGGCGCCGGAGTCGGACGTCAGGCGGCGGCTGACGTATGTGCTCAGGCAGTCGGCGTTGCTGCGGCGGGCGAATCGGCCGGAGGATGCGCTGGCTGTGCTTCGCGACCTGCCCGCCGAGCAGCAGGTGCAGATCGCCGTGGCGCAAGGGATGGCCCGCAGTTGGGTCATGCTCGGCCAGCCGGAGCGGGCGGCGGAGCACTATGATTACATGCTCAGTCTCGACCCCAGCGACGACATCGCCGCCGCCGAGGCCGCCAACTGGCATCTCCAGGCCGGCCAGTTCGACGAGGCCCGGCAGCGCATCGAAGTCCTGCGTCGGCTCAACCCCCGAAGCCCGGCCCTGCCGCCGCTGGAAGCCAGGCTCAACGAAAACCAGCAAACGGCCGCCGAACCCGAGACTTGA
- the cysC gene encoding adenylyl-sulfate kinase — protein MAEQKATNITWHEGEISRDQRQAALGQKGVTIWTTGLSGSGKSTVAVALERALLERGKHAYRLDGDNIRHGLNKNLGFSAEDRTENIRRIGEVSKLFADAGIIAINSFISPYRADRDLVRQQHDEAKLPFLEVYVECPLEEAEKRDPKGLYKKARAGEIKGFTGIDDPYEEPENAELVLRSDQLSLEEEVQKILDLLESRGLLNG, from the coding sequence ATGGCTGAACAGAAAGCAACGAACATCACCTGGCACGAAGGCGAAATCTCACGCGACCAGCGGCAGGCCGCCCTCGGCCAAAAGGGCGTCACCATCTGGACCACCGGCCTCTCCGGCTCGGGCAAGTCCACGGTCGCGGTCGCTCTCGAACGCGCCCTGCTCGAACGCGGTAAGCATGCCTACCGGCTCGACGGCGACAACATCCGCCACGGCCTGAACAAGAACCTCGGCTTCTCCGCTGAAGACCGCACGGAAAACATCCGTCGCATCGGCGAAGTCTCCAAGCTCTTCGCGGACGCGGGCATCATCGCCATCAACAGCTTCATCAGCCCTTACCGCGCTGACCGCGACCTCGTCCGTCAGCAGCACGACGAAGCCAAGCTGCCGTTCCTTGAGGTCTACGTCGAATGCCCGCTGGAAGAAGCCGAGAAGCGTGACCCCAAGGGCCTGTACAAGAAGGCCCGCGCCGGCGAGATCAAGGGCTTCACCGGCATCGACGATCCGTACGAAGAGCCGGAAAACGCGGAACTCGTGCTTCGCAGCGATCAACTGTCGCTGGAAGAAGAAGTGCAGAAGATTCTCGACCTGCTCGAATCGCGCGGCCTGCTTAACGGCTGA
- the lpxC gene encoding UDP-3-O-acyl-N-acetylglucosamine deacetylase, translating to MDVQQTIAKPATLEGRGLFGGHPATLTFRPAPTNHGVVFVRTDMGKAEIPALVQYVVKRARRTALKCGEASIDTCEHCLSAVAALQIDNLIIEVTGPEVPALDGSAKPFFDALTDAGIEASSEPRQRLIVTEPVMVRHEDTMVAAMPSEEPGLHLVYELDYGNNGPIGRQLRVFDCHNGNYAHDIAPSRTFVLEQEANVLRERGLGKHLSPDDVLVIGDKGPLGTNKFRFDDEPVRHKMLDLIGDLYLLGAPIQGRIVAYKSGHALNHMLVRKLIKQHQSQVRRRLSLHRNVLDIRRIARILPHRYPMLLVDRIVEIDGDRRAIGIKNVTMNEPFFQGHYPGTPIMPGVLVVEAMAQLSGVLIGQKLEHTGKLAVLLSLDRVKLRRPVTPGDQIVMEAEAVRVRSRIAHMRCRAYVAEELAAEAEVKFMLVDDDQE from the coding sequence ATGGATGTGCAGCAGACAATTGCCAAACCTGCAACCCTCGAAGGCAGAGGACTGTTCGGCGGACATCCCGCGACGCTGACCTTCCGCCCGGCGCCGACGAACCACGGCGTGGTGTTCGTACGCACCGACATGGGCAAGGCCGAGATCCCCGCACTCGTCCAGTACGTCGTCAAACGCGCCCGCCGAACCGCGCTTAAATGCGGCGAAGCCAGCATCGACACCTGCGAGCACTGCCTCTCCGCCGTCGCCGCCCTGCAGATCGACAACCTGATCATCGAGGTCACCGGCCCGGAAGTGCCCGCCCTCGACGGATCCGCCAAACCATTTTTCGACGCCCTGACCGATGCGGGCATCGAAGCCAGCAGCGAACCCCGCCAACGCCTCATCGTGACCGAGCCGGTCATGGTGCGTCATGAAGACACGATGGTCGCCGCCATGCCTTCCGAGGAGCCGGGGCTGCACCTGGTCTACGAACTCGATTATGGCAATAACGGCCCGATCGGTCGGCAACTCCGCGTGTTCGACTGCCACAACGGCAACTACGCCCACGATATCGCCCCCTCGCGCACCTTCGTGCTCGAACAGGAAGCCAACGTGCTGCGCGAGCGCGGCCTGGGCAAGCACCTCAGCCCCGACGACGTGCTGGTGATCGGCGACAAAGGCCCGCTTGGCACCAACAAGTTCCGCTTCGATGACGAGCCCGTCCGCCACAAGATGCTCGACCTGATCGGCGACCTCTACCTGCTGGGCGCACCGATCCAGGGCCGCATCGTCGCGTACAAGTCCGGCCACGCGCTGAACCACATGCTGGTGCGCAAGCTGATCAAGCAGCACCAGAGCCAGGTCCGCCGTCGACTCTCGCTGCACCGCAACGTGCTCGACATCCGCCGTATCGCCCGCATCCTGCCCCACCGCTACCCGATGCTGCTGGTGGACAGAATTGTTGAAATTGATGGTGACCGGCGGGCGATTGGCATCAAGAATGTCACGATGAACGAGCCATTCTTTCAGGGCCACTACCCCGGTACGCCGATCATGCCCGGGGTGCTTGTGGTCGAAGCGATGGCACAACTCTCGGGCGTGCTGATTGGACAAAAGCTGGAACACACCGGCAAGCTGGCAGTGCTGTTGAGTCTGGACCGTGTGAAGTTGCGTCGTCCGGTCACGCCGGGCGACCAGATCGTAATGGAAGCCGAGGCGGTGCGTGTGCGAAGTCGTATCGCGCACATGCGCTGCCGGGCATACGTGGCCGAGGAACTTGCAGCCGAGGCCGAGGTGAAGTTCATGCTCGTGGACGATGACCAGGAATGA